The genomic window taacatgacaaaaaaaaagaatgcaGACAATAAGCTTTTGAAatgcataaatataatattttaatattaaagcAGATGAATTCAAGAgaccattttaaaacaaataatgcTTCAGACATACAAAATGATTCCAATAAAAACAGATGATTAGAGTACTTtcattttgacaaaataaaacatgagaaatttAACAAACAGTGAAGATTTAAATgctatatttgtattttaaaagtatttatagTCTTAAAAACTATGTTACTAATCAATAAAGCTTCGAATTTTAAATTATGGACGTTtaaatcttcaattttttaaaatatcattaaatgTCTAACTATACGCTGGCTTCATGATTAAATGGTTAACTTATGACGAGTATGCAAATTAAACGTCTACAATTTAAAAGTTggcttttctatttttctatttttatatataataggTTAAAACCCACGTTGTATcgtaaattattaataaaataaaatattttatttttagacaccataaaataacatattaattaaattaatgtttatccaaaattataaaattaatgtcATATCatctaataattaatagttaattGAGCTGGTAAGGgtaaaattggaattttatttttgttgtcagaTCGTGAATGTGAAAATAGccatatttaatattttggatattaaattacaAAGTTTTATTACTTTGTGTATATTTCTTCCgaacaaaaataattggaTATTAAAggtccaaataaaaattagctGAGgttgtttttagattttttccCTTAATTAATATGAGCGTTTGTTATATTGTTATGGGGGCATCTAATAGCTCTTTCCAACGTGTATATAAggaacaaattttttttttgttgttgtttttttaggaACATATATTCAACGTTAACCATACAAATAATACAATGACTAAACTAATCTCATGATCTATCAGGTGGCACATCGGTTTTATAATTATCACAAGTTTCTACATTTCTTTACTATACCTGTActattacaaattttcaaattaaggaaactaaatataataaaatgtttagcaTTCATCCGcctattaagtttttttatatatatttttttgtcatccgaACATTAATTAGGGCTCAAACAAGCCAAACCTGAGGAACGTTGTTTACAAATGTAATATGACGCGGTTGGGTACGAACTTTTCGTGCCAAAATATCCGTTTTAACATTAGCTCACAACGagagattaaagataaagagaagtTTGTGAACTCATCCTTGTCGGTCTGTAACTCCTCCAAATATGCTGAGAAAGCCGGCCATTCGGTTGGGGAAGATACCAATGTTGGTGTCGGATCCCGTACCATAGGCTCGGGACCGGTCAAATATTGCCACGTAAGTAGGAGAGGCCCAAGAGAGGAAAGGCCCACATGTTTCCTTGAGCAAGAATATAGGTGAAGTGTTTAATTCGCGAGGTGACATGACAACAAAGTCAAAGCTACCCGGATTGGAGAGTCGAGTGGGCCGGAAGGTGAAGCCCAAGAAGTCCGGAgtcaattcaaattcgaacGTTTGAATAGTTAATTCGAAGACCGAAACATATACATTTAAGATAGAATAATTGTGTGTAATTGAGAATTAAATGTATTCTTTGAGTAGAAATTATGGGTCAAGGACCATGTAAAAAGACACGCATTTTTTGTGCAAACTTactatacacatttttttacaaaactcatagttttctctataatcaTCAATCTATTTTCTAGTACAGTTGTCCTCAAGCATAATCCTtctcactaaataaataaatacttgagtgtgtGAAAACGACATTCACATTTTGGCGCCGTCTGTGGGGATGGAGAATTCTTGAGTCATctgattttttatatactacaTTCCCGAAGTGAGCAGCAATGTGTGGAGAAGATGCTACCAACGCTTCACTAGCCGAAACTCTCAAGACCATGCTGCAAACTATGACAGAAATGGCGGAGAAGTTTTCGAGTGTGGAAAAAACCGTCGAAACACTGCAAACAACCCAGGTATCACTCAGTCAAAACGTTAGTACTATTCAGTCTCGTGTTCGTTCTTTGAATGCAGGCAATTCCTCTGGAGTTCGAAGAACTATCTTCGGTTCCCCAAATTCCCTTCCGCGAAATGCAGTAAGTGATCAAACGACCCCGGATGGTACAAACGCGGACGTCCAACCGGAAGATGGAGAAACTCATCCCCAAGACGACAACCAGTTCGAAACCATGAGAGAAGTAAGCCGGGAATTGAGAGAAATGAGGTCGAAATTCCACCAAGCTACAAGCTCGGAACCTGATATCAACCGGGTCATCGAAGAAGCTAGGCGAACACCTTTCACCCCGCAAATTGCTAGCTTGAGAATCAGAGAATCTTGAAAACTTAACTTAGAACCGTACAACGGTTTGGAAGATCCGAAAGGCTATCTTGCAGCTTTCCTAATTGCTGCTGGGCGAGTTGATCTGAACGAAGCCGATGAAGATGCAGGAGACTGCAAGCTTTTCTCTGAGAATCTGTGTGGACAAGCCCTGATGTGGTTCACTCAGTTGGAACCAGGATCGATCAGCAACTTCAACGAGCTATCATCAGTATTTGTGAAACAATACTCAATTCTTATGGATAAAAGCATTTCGGATACCGACCTCTGGAATTTATCTCAAGGGCCGAACGAAACACTTCGGGCTTTCATCACCAAGTTTAAGAACGTACTCTCGAAGCTCCCAAGGATCTCACAACAATCGGCTCTATCGGCTTTGCGAAAAGGATTATGGCATGATTCGAGATTCAAAGAGGATTTGATATTACACAAACCTGATACTATTCAAGATGCGTTATTCCGAGCGAACAATTGGATGGAAGtcgaagatgaaaaaaaaagtttcgcGAAGAGAAATAAGCAAGCAAAACCAGCAGTCACTTTTCCACCCAAGAAGTTCGAACCTCGGGAGAATCAACGACCAAGGAAGTTTGGTTCACAACCATTCAACAATAACGTCGGAAAGCAGTTTCAGGGAAAAGGAATGTCAAATACTTGGGTTTGAGATGAAAGTTTGTATTGTGATATACATAGAGTCACCGAGCATCTGACCAAAGACTGCAGTGTTCTTAAAAGGCCTCTCGCAGAACTATGGGTAAGCGGAGATCTTTTGAAATTCAACATGGAGGATTTCGTCAAGCAATACCATGAGTCAAGGGATAATTCCGAAGCTCAAAATTCTAAGAGACCAAGACCGGCTAGCGAAGAAGAACCAAGAAGTTCAAAAGGTAAAATCAACGTAATTCTTGGAGGTTCCAAAGTTTGCCGTGAAGAGGTAGATTTTCAAGGCGCTTCAATATCATtcgaagaaaaggaaacacaaCACCTCAAAAGACCTCACGATGATGCTCTAGTAATTACGCTGGATGTAACTAATTTCGAGGTTTCAAAAAATCTCGTCGATACCGGTAGTTCGGTAGATCTAATCTTCCTAAGCACTTTGGAAAGGATGGGGATAAACAGGGCGGATGTAGTAGGACCGCCATCTCCTTTAGTAGCTTTCAGAAGTGAGTCAGCAATGTCTCTCGGAACAATCAAACTACcagttttggcgggaaagaTGTCGAAGATTGTAGACTTTGTCGTCTTTGATAAACCAGCAGCTTATAACATCATCCTCGGAACTCCATGGATCTACCAGATGAAAGCGGTCCCCTATACGTATCATCAGTGCCTCAAATACCCAACCCCAAACGGAGTGGAGACAATCCGGGGAGACCAAGAAGCCTCGAGAACTTGTTATTTAGCTAGCCACCGATTGAAAATCCAATAGCAATTAACGAAGCCCGCAAAGAAAGGAGTAGTCCCGAGTTTTCCTAGCGGGCAGAAGGTGGACGATGTTGTGGTCGAAGTAATTCTAGAAGCAGACAAACCAGATCAAAAAGTTCGGATTGGAGCTACTTTTTCCGGCGAAATTAATGAAGCTTTAATCAACTGTTAAGAAGGAACAAGGAATCATTTGCTTGGTCAACAGCAGATATGCCCGGTATAGACCCAAGTAGAATTTGTCACGAGTTGAATGTGGATCCAAGCTTTAAGCCtgtaaaacagaaaagaaggaaactcggAGTGGAACGAGCCAAAAGCGGTAAACGACGAAGTGGATAAACTCTTGAAAATAGGATCTATAAGGGAAGTGCAGTATCCGGATTGGGTGGCGAATACCGTTGtggtcaaaaagaagaatggaaaggATAGAGTGTGCATCGATTTTACATATCTTAACAAAGCTTTTCAAAGAGAAAGTTTCCCACTCCCACATATAGATCGTCTTGTGGAATCAACTGCCGGAAACGAATTGCTAACTTTCATGGATGCCTTTTCGGGATACAACCAGATCATGATGAATCCAGAAGATCAAGAGAAAACATCATTCATCACGGACAGGGGCATCTATTGTTATAAGGTAATGCCTTTCGGGTTAAAGAACGCGGAAGCGACTTATCAACGTCTGGTAACAAAATGTTCAACGAGCACCTCAGAAAGACAATGGAAGTCTATATCAATGATATGTTAGTCAAATCCCTGAAAAAGGAAGATCATGTTAAGCATTTAGAAGAATGTTTCGTGATCCTTAACcaatatcaaatgaagctaAACCCGGCGAAGTGTACGTTCGGAGTCCCATCCGGGGAATTCCTCGGGTATATTGTTACAAAGCGAAGATAATGGGTCGAAGAAATCTTCGAACCAATAGAAGATATAGCTTCCGAAAACATTGTTGAAGCCGAGACCGAACCATGGGTTGACAAAGACATCCTCGAACCAAATGAGCATCCCAAACCAGAAGCTCGAATATTTCATGAAATCGACCAAATTTCGGCTAAAGATTGGGGGGCTGATTGGAGGGAGCcaataaaacattacattatTACAGGAGAGCTCCCAAAGAATAGATGGCAGGCTAGGAAAATGAGAATCGTTAGCGCAAAATTTTGTCTATCGAAGGATTCTTTGTATAGACGAGGTGTAAGCGATCCCTATTTACTTTGCATTTTTGGGCCCGAGGTTGAGATCGTTATGAGAGAAGTGCACGAAGGTTTGTGTGGTAGTCATTCTTCAGGTAGGGCTACGACTTTCAAGATTAAGAGGATGGAAATTACTGGCCTACTATGATCACGGACTGCGTTAAGTATGCCCAGCGATGCAAACGTTGCCAACCCCACGCGCCTGTCATCCATCAACCTTTGGAGTTATTCTCTTCGATCTCTGCCCCATACCCGTTCATGAGGTGGTAGATGGATATCATTGGACCATTGCATAGGTCAACCCGAGGTGTACAATATCTCTTGGTCCTAACTGATTACTTTTTGAAGTGGATTGAAGCCGCAGCATATGTAAACATCAAGGATTCAGCGATAAAACCTTCATTTGGAAGAATATCATATGTAGGCACGACGTCCCATACGAGATAGTTACGGACAACGGACCACAATTCATCTCACACGAGTTCGAAGCTTTCTGCTCGGATTGGAGGATCAAAGTTAGTTATTCCACTCTGCGATATCCACAAGGGAACGGTCAGGCTGAAGCCGCAAACAAGACAATTCTAAGCAATGTTAAGAAACGTCTAAGTCATTTGAAAGGAGGATGGTATAATGAACTTCAACCGGTTTTATGGGCATATCGCACAACTCCTAGGCGCTCGACCGGAGAAACCCCGTTCTCATTGGTGTACGGAATGGAGGCAGTTGTTCCAGCCGAGCTCAATGTGCCAGGACTTCGTCGAACAGAAGCTCCTttaaacgaagaagagaattcCGCGATTCTAGACGATTCGCTAGATACCATCAACGAGAGGCGAGATCGTGCCTTGATCTgaattcaaaattatcaacTAGCAACAGCTCGATATTacaattcaaaaatcaaaagcagaTATTTCTTTGTGGGTGATTATGTTTTGAAACGTGTCTTCGATAACAAGAAGGAGGAAGGAGCAGGCAAGCTTGGCATTAATTGGGAAGGTCCCTACATTGTTACCGAGGTGGTCCGGAATGGTGTTTATAGATTGAAAGATTTAGAAGACAGACAAGTCCAACGTCCGTGGAACGTGGTGAACttaaagaaattttatgtttaaaaaagaCACGCATTTTTTGTACATGAACTACGGTGTGGCTTGATCCCAAAAtgggtacgtaggcagctcGGAAACGAATTCAgctattaataaaatttgttttatttatttgaagaGGAGTTCGACTATACGAACAAACAAAGGAAAGGAGTTCGACTGTGCAAACATTCAAAACAGGAAGCAAGGTTACATTTATTCAAAGgcgaaaacaataaaaagagtCAAAATCTTAAACACACTTCAAACTAGGAAATCCTTCTCGTCTTGCAAAACACTTCGACTCCTTCGTTGGCAAGATCAAGGATGGGCATCATAGAGTCCGAGATGCGAGCAAATTCGGCGATTCCATGTTCGATCCAGTCCCCGATATGAGAGTTGATGGTGTGTAGCTCCCTTGATATCACGGTGACTCTCCGCAGCATCTGGTTGATTTGCTTTCaaagtttcttcatttctgATGAACGCTTTTGATGTTGAGACGCGAAAGCTTTGATAAAGGCCATTGCAATTTCTGGATCTCTGCTTGAAAGATCCTTGATTAATGCACATGGGGCTCAGATCTGGGATCTGAAGTTGTGAAGTGGGAAGCGTCCTTTGTCCGACACGTTCGGGATATGCTCATCAATCATCCAACCCTGGCAAAGTCTGGCATGGACTCCGAGCATCGAAGGTTAAAAGCCATTACTACACAAAAGGAAAAACGAAGGTTAGATgaagaataaacaaaacatagagaaGCAATTTATAGAAGGATTCGTAACTTTCAAAGATGCGATTCCATTCAAGGCCGGAGTGATTCGCGGAAGCATTCACGTCGCTCCCATCGCCGTGCATTCAAAGAATATCTCCAAAACGAATATTTGtggaatcaaagaaaatagGGAAGCTTccttaaataaaaatgggCCGAAGGCCAAAAATAAGTCCATacgaaaatagaaaaactttCAAGTTTTGGGGGACATTTAGGGAAGAGGCTCGGGAACAGGCTCCTTCACTGCTGGTTCAGGATTCGAGGTGGACCCCTCGTTCTTGACGTCAACCTCGGATTCATTCTTGAGGCCCAACCGCTGCCTCTCATCACATAGGCGGCGATGCTTGTCGACGACCTAGTACAAGAAACCGTTTAGTATGGGAAGGAGTCGTTTGGTtaagaagaaaagtgaagaaTCCTACCTTATCCATAAAGTCGTACgcttcttttttctccttcGAAGGGAAGTGGAAGACGGCGTGGGGAAAGAGAACGCCGACAGGCTCGAAGCCATCGCCGGAGAGGAACAGAGGACTGCCAGGGTCGAGAGGGCAGACGGTAGAGGCTCCTTCGTTCTCCATCCTTGAGGTGTTTACTAAGTAAATTTCTAAGATCATACTTGAAAAATTTGTTGATAGGATGTATTCCTATTTATAGAGAAACATGATCCTCCTTGGAACCCTAAGTTTAATAATTGTGGCGTGTCCGAGTGgtttaaaccatttttggAAATCGAGGAAAAGTAATTATTGCCTTAAAGACAAAAGGTTCATTAAATAAACGAAAAAGTAATTAAGGCCCAAGCCCAATAAATAAGCCGAATGGATTAATCCGAGTTGGGGAATTCGCGAAAATAAAACGAGTTCAGACTCACATTTTAAGAGATAGGTCTGATCACATGGTTAAACAAAGAAGCTATTTAAAAGATGGACTTTGCAAATCCATACTTAAATATAGCGAAAACCCTCTTGGGATCATAGTCTTAAAGGTTTAAAAGCCTCTTGAGGCAAACACTTGTTCAGAAAGTAAAAAGCCTACTTAGGCGATGAGAGTAGACTGAGAAATAAACTTCAAGTTCATAAAGGGACAACCCCCATTAAGTGGACGCAGCCACTACGGATCCTCAGCCACCTCGAATTCAGTCTGAGTTGGCTCAAGATCGACTGGGTCCACGACTGGGTCTCAGTCTCATCCGTTACGTCAGTGACGGGCTGTTCAGTAGGAATCCCAGATTCCGAACCATCGTCATCCTCGATGACCACTGTTACGGTATTCGTGGATGGAAGAATTTCTGGCGGAGTGGCTACCGGTTCAGGAGTTACCACCGACATGATAGGTACTTCGGGTTCCACGGGATCACTGGGACCTGGGATAATCATCTCGAATCAGGGAAACGTAAGTATAacttattttggtttggtgtcAAAGTTTGAGGTTTTAAAACTTACTAGTCCAATCTAAACCGGATTCGCTCAAAGGAGGCGACTCGGTAAAGAACTCCTCGAACTGTTGAGGGTTGAATGACGAAGAGGGAAGAGCGGCCAAGCGACTTCGCTTCTCTGCTAAAACGGCTTTCAATTCGGACCTTTCTTGCTCCTCGGAAAAATCCTCGTCATGGGTTTGGTCCAGAAGGAGGAGGTTGCTTTCATATTCCTTGATGTCTGATTCCAGCTCTGTCCTAGTTTTCTCGGTTTGGATGAAAACGATCGCCCCTTGAATCCATTCTATCCCGTGACCTTTTACTTCTTTCCTGGCTTTTGATGCTGATCTCGCTAACTCAGCATCTCAAAGTTTGGCGATTGCTTTGTACTTGGCCTGCAATTTGGATAGCTGGTTGGACAAGTCGTAAGCATTGGATTCAGATTCTGAGAGTCTGCCCCGAGCATTCGAGAGTTCCTCCTGAATCTTGTCATACCTCTGATACTGATCCTGCAACTCGCCGTTTGACTGCATGAGTTTGGAGGAAAGATTTTCCAATTGATCTTCCAATTTTTGCTTGACTTCAGTGGAAGAGCGGAGATCGGactcaagagaagaagacttaTCCTTCCAGGCCATAACGTCCTGTTCCCTGTCAAGCAACAACCTCTCGTAATACTGAATCATGTCATTGAGTTCGCTGTTTGTCTGAACCAAGGGTTACAAAGGTGAGTTAGCGTATAAACGAAAGAGTGGAGCTAAAAGGTCACAAATAAAGAGAACTAACCCGAGATGAGTGATGGGCGTTGATATGACTATTGTCGGACAAGACTTGGAACTTGAACCAATGGAGCAGCTTGTAGCCGAGGAGCAGCTTGTAACGTAGGAAGCTTTGTTGGAACCAACCGGCCCTATGACTCGTTCGAAGACTAGGCATCTCAACCAAGCCGTTACCGGACTTCTTAACCACTTGGGCAAGCATCCAAATGAAGTCATACTAACCGTTTGGAACTCGATAGCAACTCAAGACGATTGGTAATGGGCTAAGTGTTACTTTGgtactctttttcccttctAAGGTTTTGTCCCAATGAGTTTTCCTTAgtaggtttttaatgaggcttGAGTAACACTTCCAAATCCCCCATTATCAATCTGGCCCAAGCCCACTAAGATGACCACGAATTTGGAAGGCCATGGGtctatttttgttcaaattttcatttatgatttctccttttctgAGTTGCCTTGGAACTTGTTCCAAGACTAactcttccttttctcttcttctctatttaaaCTCTTGTATTTCCTCATTATAAACtcatatatctttttaatCTCAAACTCTTTTAAGCTAGATCAAAGGTAAATCAAAGGCCATCCGCATCCTTTGTGTGACCATTCGCTCCACATCCTTTGGTTTGAGTGATCTCATGATCTCTTAGATGCAAAGTCTATCCCCTACTCAACTTCAAGAGTGTCGATCTTAGGGAAGTCATATTAAATGGTATCAGAGCACATTCTGAAGTTGAGTACTCCATCCTTTCATCACTTCATCATTTCGTTCCATTCTAttcatcatttcattttgCCCATTCATCTTCTCATCTGTCTTTTCATCTTCGCTGTCAtcttgatttaatttttataaataattagcTTGcgataaaattacaaaatcaattgGATCTGAATCTAGGACGAGTGTAGtatcttataaaattatttttggaatttttgagcatgatttaataatttattatgttcGATCTTCTGCCtctgtttttagtaaaacGTTTAGTATTCTCCTTGAACTAGTGACTggtttgtgttgtttgttgGCAGAAAATGGTGACAACCGAATCAAGCTCAAAGAAGAGTGTTAATAACCAAGCCATCATCGATGCTATCACCTTAcaaatggagaaaataattGATGCCAAACTTAAGCCAATTAATGATCAGCTTAG from Arabidopsis thaliana chromosome 3, partial sequence includes these protein-coding regions:
- a CDS encoding myosin heavy chain-like protein (FUNCTIONS IN: molecular_function unknown; INVOLVED IN: biological_process unknown; LOCATED IN: mitochondrion; BEST Arabidopsis thaliana protein match is: myosin heavy chain-related (TAIR:AT5G32590.1); Has 4211 Blast hits to 3490 proteins in 479 species: Archae - 79; Bacteria - 478; Metazoa - 1994; Fungi - 436; Plants - 174; Viruses - 22; Other Eukaryotes - 1028 (source: NCBI BLink).): MPSLRTSHRAGWFQQSFLRYKLLLGYKLLHWFKFQVLSDNSHINAHHSSRTNSELNDMIQYYERLLLDREQDVMAWKDKSSSLESDLRSSTEVKQKLEDQLENLSSKLMQSNGELQDQYQRYDKIQEELSNARGRLSESESNAYDLSNQLSKLQAKSASKARKEVKGHGIEWIQGAIVFIQTEKTRTELESDIKEYESNLLLLDQTHDEDFSEEQERSELKAVLAEKRSRLAALPSSSFNPQQFEEFFTESPPLSESGLDWTSPSDPVEPEVPIMSVVTPEPVATPPEILPSTNTVTVVIEDDDGSESGIPTEQPVTDVTDETETQSWTQSILSQLRLNSRWLRIRSGCVHLMGVVPL
- a CDS encoding uncharacterized protein (unknown protein; BEST Arabidopsis thaliana protein match is: unknown protein (TAIR:AT3G32160.1); Has 37 Blast hits to 25 proteins in 2 species: Archae - 0; Bacteria - 0; Metazoa - 0; Fungi - 0; Plants - 37; Viruses - 0; Other Eukaryotes - 0 (source: NCBI BLink).); the protein is MENEGASTVCPLDPGSPLFLSGDGFEPVGVLFPHAVFHFPSKEKKEAYDFMDKVVDKHRRLCDERQRLGLKNESEVDVKNEGSTSNPEPAVKEPVPEPLP